GCGCGGTCGGCTGTCGCGGTCGCGCTCGACGTTCGGCCAGAGCCTGCTCGGCCTGCTCGGCGCGGGTGACCTGGACGAGGACTCGTGGACCGACATCGAGGACACGCTGCTGATGGCGGACCTCGGCTCGGCGATCACCGACCAGGTCGTCACGGCGCTGCGCGAGCAGATCGTGGCGCGCGGCGTGCGCACGTCCGCCGACGTCCGCGCGCTGCTGCGCGACGTGCTGGTCGACGCGCTGCACCCGGAGATGACCCGCGCGGTGAACGCGCTGCCGCACACCAACGGCTCCGCCGGGCCGAAGCCGGCCGTCGTGCTGGTCGTCGGCGTGAACGGCGTCGGCAAGACGACCACGACCGGCAAGCTGGCGCGGGTCCTGGTGGCCGACGGCCGGACCGTGCTGCTCGGCGCCGCGGACACGTTCCGCGCCGCCGCGGCCGACCAGCTGGAGACGTGGGGCTCGCGCGTGGGCGCGTCGACGGTGCGCGGCGCCGAGGGCGCGGACCCGGCGTCGGTCGCGTTCGAGGCGGTGAAGCAGGGCCTGACGGCCGGCGTGGACACCGTGCTGATCGACACGGCGGGCCGGCTGCACACCAAGACCGGGCTGATGGACGAGCTGGGCAAGGTCAAGCGGGTGGTGGAGAAGCAGGCCGAGGTGGACGAGGTGCTGCTCGTCCTGGACGCCACCACCGGCCAGAACGGCCTGACCCAGGCGCGGGTGTTCGCCGAGGTGGTCGACGTGACCGGCATCGTGCTGACCAAGCTGGACGGCACCGCCAAGGGCGGCATCGTGTTCCAGGTGCAGCGCGAGCTGGGCGTCCCGGTCAAGCTCGTCGGCCTGGGCGAGGGCGCGGACCACCTGGCGCCGTTCGAGCCGACCGCGTTCGTGGAGGCCCTGCTCGGCTGAGCGCCCGGGTGAACTCGAATTCGCCTGGAATCGCGAATCCGATGACCGGCCCGGGTTACTCCGAAAGCAATAG
This genomic window from Saccharothrix sp. HUAS TT1 contains:
- the ftsY gene encoding signal recognition particle-docking protein FtsY, whose translation is MSTTSLIWIIVVVAVLLAVALVTGVVLARRRRISLAEPEQDKPVKGYQAGGAIAFNTTAPPVVEPTGPAEPVETTAPAEPVPAPDAVEVVEPVEPVEHPVAERTEVDGQPGVGDDAAVPRDSVKRGFVEVDLPEQASEIDEIEPTSGRLERLRGRLSRSRSTFGQSLLGLLGAGDLDEDSWTDIEDTLLMADLGSAITDQVVTALREQIVARGVRTSADVRALLRDVLVDALHPEMTRAVNALPHTNGSAGPKPAVVLVVGVNGVGKTTTTGKLARVLVADGRTVLLGAADTFRAAAADQLETWGSRVGASTVRGAEGADPASVAFEAVKQGLTAGVDTVLIDTAGRLHTKTGLMDELGKVKRVVEKQAEVDEVLLVLDATTGQNGLTQARVFAEVVDVTGIVLTKLDGTAKGGIVFQVQRELGVPVKLVGLGEGADHLAPFEPTAFVEALLG